Proteins from a genomic interval of Lolium perenne isolate Kyuss_39 chromosome 1, Kyuss_2.0, whole genome shotgun sequence:
- the LOC127343613 gene encoding uncharacterized protein translates to MGAAGLPAPGCLQKVGQGAVLDMFGLRTVSYRTHKTFKFQCVASNGPRFGTDLSNKKKIKSRKKAKDAALDKSKVASGDSKNQEQWAPELGTGREEKSGKTVMDKKFLEKIEAVRRAALDKKKVEEKKTYQAIDYDAPIESDKSTIGFGTRVGIGIAVVVFGLVFTLGDFLPYGSDSPSKESTVVNKQLSAEEKTNFKRALEGFEETLTKSPNDPTALEGAAVSLVELGEYEKASSLLEKLVKVIPDKAEAYRLLGEVKFELKDYEGSSSSYRNSLSASDGIDFEVLRGLTNSLIAAKKPDQAVEVILSCRRKLNEKSQIPSADLKAANDKGAQKSQDIDPIQIDLLLGKAYSDWGHISDAVTVYDKLITEHPEDFRGYLAKGIILKQNGKAGDAERMFIQAKFFAPEAAKALVDIYAQR, encoded by the exons ATGGGCGCCGCCGGCCTCCCGGCACCG GGATGCTTGCAAAAAGTTGGACAAGGTGCCGTGTTGGACATGTTCGGATTGAGGACGGTCAGCTATAGAACACACAAGACGTTCAAGTTTCAGTGCGTTGCATCCAATGGGCCTCGATTTGGGACTGATCTTTCTAATAAGAAGAAA ATCAAAAGCAGGAAGAAGGCAAAGGATGCTGCACTGGATAAAAG CAAGGTAGCATCTGGAGACTCAAAGAACCAGGAACAGT GGGCACCAGAATTAGGAACTGGAAGAGAAGAAAAATCTGGTAAAACAGTCATGGATAAGAAATTTCTGGAAAAAATTGAAGCTGTTCGAAG GGCTGCACTTGATAAAAAGAAAGTTGAGGAGAAGAAAACTTATCAAGCTATTGATTATGATGCTCCAATTGAATCAGATAAGAGTACAATTGGCTTTGGTACAAGG GTTGGAATTGGAATAGCTGTTGTGGTCTTTGGACTAGTTTTCACTCTTGGGGATTTTCTTCCTTATGGAAG TGATAGTCCTAGCAAGGAAAGCACGGTGGTCAACAAACAACTTTCTGCAGAGGAAAAAACAAATTTTAAG AGAGCGCTTGAAGGGTTCGAAGAAACATTGACGAAGTCACCTAATGATCCTACTGCTCTTGAG GGTGCAGCAGTATCATTGGTTGAACTTGGTGAATATGAGAAGGCATCCAGTCTACTTGAGAAACTAGTTAAG GTTATCCCTGACAAAGCAGAAGCCTATCGTTTGTTAGGTGAAGTAAAGTTTGAGCTCAAGGATTACGAGGGGAGTTCTTCATCATATAGGAACTCTTTATCT GCATCTGACGGCATTGATTTTGAAGTTCTTCGTGGTCTGACAAATTCATTAATTGCTGCTAAGAAGCCGGATCAG GCAGTTGAAGTAATTCTCTCTTGCCGCCGGAAGTTGAATGAAAAGAGTCAAATACCAAGTGCTGACCTTAAGGCTGCAAATGACAAAGGTGCTCAGAAGTCTCAAGATATTGATCCTATCCAA ATTGATCTTCTTCTAGGGAAGGCCTATTCTGACTGGGGCCATATCAGTGATGCTGTTACAGTTTATGATAAGCTAATCACGGAACATCCTGAAGACTTCCGCGGTTATTTGGCGAAG GGAATCATACTGAAGCAGAATGGCAAGGCAGGCGATGCAGAAAGAATGTTTATTCAG GCCAAATTCTTCGCCCCAGAGGCAGCGAAGGCACTTGTTGATATTTATGCACAGAGATAG